From a single Stackebrandtia endophytica genomic region:
- a CDS encoding WhiB family transcriptional regulator, with protein MDWRHHAICRDEDPELFFPIGDSGPALVQIEQAKGVCRRCPVTEECLKWALESGQDAGVWGGMSEEERRSLKRRGGLRRMTVHSA; from the coding sequence ATGGACTGGCGCCACCACGCCATCTGCCGGGACGAGGACCCGGAGCTGTTCTTCCCCATTGGAGACAGCGGTCCCGCCTTGGTGCAGATCGAGCAGGCCAAGGGAGTCTGCCGGCGCTGCCCCGTAACTGAAGAATGCCTGAAGTGGGCATTGGAGTCCGGCCAAGATGCCGGTGTCTGGGGCGGAATGAGCGAAGAGGAACGGCGCTCTCTCAAACGCCGTGGCGGTCTGCGTCGCATGACCGTTCACTCGGCTTAA
- a CDS encoding sirohydrochlorin chelatase: MRPPAVLVAHGSPDPRSAPVVRAIAAAAGVREAFLDFDTPTADDVLADFVGDGHRHAVMVPLLLTDAYHRRVDLPRIADRTGELLGMSVTITATVGGARLIPALSARLPPGTDAVVLAGAGSRSSSALAEVAAVAAELGDRVGLPARAAFAAAEPSVTEAVGRLRDEGARRVAVVSYFVAAGRLHDRVARQAVEAGASVTPVLGPCRELVDTIVDRYRAVSTPSPVSVSSSVSGSRPTPSHSRLERVSSSTAVMTPKPHAAAPQSPLSA, translated from the coding sequence ATGAGACCGCCCGCGGTGCTCGTCGCCCACGGCAGTCCCGATCCCCGGTCGGCGCCGGTGGTGCGTGCCATCGCCGCCGCCGCCGGGGTGCGGGAGGCCTTTCTCGACTTCGATACGCCGACCGCCGACGACGTCCTCGCGGACTTCGTCGGGGACGGTCACCGGCATGCCGTCATGGTGCCGTTGCTGTTGACCGACGCCTACCATCGCCGTGTCGATCTGCCGCGTATCGCCGACCGGACGGGTGAACTCCTCGGGATGTCGGTCACGATCACCGCGACCGTCGGCGGCGCGCGACTGATTCCGGCGTTGTCGGCCAGGCTGCCGCCCGGAACCGATGCGGTCGTGTTGGCGGGGGCCGGAAGCCGTTCGAGCTCGGCGCTTGCGGAGGTGGCCGCGGTCGCGGCCGAACTGGGTGATCGGGTGGGGCTGCCCGCCAGGGCGGCGTTCGCGGCGGCCGAGCCGTCGGTCACCGAGGCCGTCGGCCGGTTGCGTGACGAGGGTGCCCGCCGGGTGGCGGTGGTCTCGTACTTCGTCGCGGCGGGTCGGCTTCACGATCGGGTCGCGCGCCAGGCCGTCGAGGCAGGGGCGTCGGTCACACCGGTCCTGGGTCCCTGCCGGGAACTGGTGGACACGATCGTCGATCGCTACCGGGCCGTCTCGACGCCTTCGCCGGTTTCGGTGTCGTCGTCGGTGTCGGGATCCAGGCCGACGCCGAGCCACTCGCGGCTCGAACGGGTCAGCAGCAGCACCGCGGTGATGACACCCAAACCCCACGCGGCGGCCCCCCAGTCGCCCCTGTCGGCCTGA
- a CDS encoding phosphoadenylyl-sulfate reductase: MTRDPYELRDLAHEAGRRLETATASQIIEWAVVEFGESFCVTSSFADAVLVHLVSSVAPGVEVVFLDTGLHFNETLGVREHVRRRLPVTVRSITPPLSVGRQDGEYGPRLWERDPDSCCAMRKVAPLADALGGYDAWATGLRRDESPTRADTRVVDFDATRKKVKVSPIARWTQADVDTYVARHDIPVNPLLSQGYGSVGCWPCTHRVAPGEDPRAGRWAMFEKTECGIHT, encoded by the coding sequence ATGACCCGTGACCCCTACGAACTGCGTGATCTCGCCCATGAGGCGGGTCGGAGGCTGGAGACCGCCACCGCCTCGCAGATCATCGAGTGGGCGGTCGTTGAGTTCGGTGAATCCTTCTGTGTGACCTCATCGTTCGCCGACGCGGTGCTGGTGCACCTGGTCTCGAGCGTGGCGCCCGGCGTCGAGGTGGTCTTCCTGGACACCGGACTGCACTTCAACGAGACCCTCGGTGTCCGAGAACACGTCCGGCGTCGTCTGCCGGTCACGGTGCGGTCCATCACCCCGCCGCTGAGCGTCGGTCGGCAGGACGGCGAGTACGGGCCACGGCTGTGGGAGCGCGATCCCGACAGCTGCTGTGCCATGCGCAAGGTCGCACCGTTGGCCGACGCGCTGGGCGGCTATGACGCCTGGGCCACCGGTCTGCGCCGCGACGAGTCACCGACCCGGGCCGACACCCGCGTCGTCGATTTCGACGCCACCCGTAAGAAGGTCAAGGTCTCGCCCATCGCGAGATGGACGCAGGCCGATGTCGATACGTATGTGGCACGCCACGACATTCCGGTCAATCCGTTGCTGTCGCAAGGCTACGGCTCGGTCGGATGCTGGCCGTGCACCCACCGGGTCGCGCCGGGGGAGGACCCGCGCGCGGGCAGGTGGGCGATGTTCGAGAAGACCGAATGCGGCATCCACACATGA
- a CDS encoding diacylglycerol/lipid kinase family protein codes for MRALLIVNPKATTTSERARDILVRALRSAVDLVVENTSRRGHAAELGASAAADGMDLVVTLGGDGTVNEVVNGLLADGRTADVAPALAVVPGGSTNVFARALGLPMDWADGTGVILEALRDKRFRRVSLGRANGRYFTFCAGVGLDAAVIRRVEEARKRGVSATPALYLRSTAAEFYSADGRRHPDLTLQIPGRRARTGLAMAIVQNTSPWTYLGGRAVSPNPKATFDTGLDVLLLKHLTVAGTIRTASQLLAGRAAPHGKQIVAHHDLEKFWLRSARPQAFQLDGDYLGECDEVELDSVPNALRVAC; via the coding sequence GTGAGAGCGCTGCTGATTGTGAACCCGAAGGCCACAACGACGAGTGAACGGGCCCGCGACATCCTGGTCCGCGCACTACGCAGTGCCGTGGATCTGGTGGTGGAGAACACCTCTCGGCGTGGCCACGCCGCCGAGTTGGGCGCGTCGGCAGCCGCCGACGGTATGGACCTGGTCGTCACCCTGGGGGGTGACGGAACCGTCAACGAAGTCGTCAACGGATTGCTGGCCGATGGCCGCACCGCCGATGTCGCACCGGCTCTGGCCGTCGTCCCCGGCGGTTCCACCAACGTGTTCGCGCGTGCCCTGGGATTGCCGATGGACTGGGCTGACGGCACCGGGGTGATCCTGGAGGCACTGCGAGACAAACGTTTCCGGCGAGTCAGCCTGGGGAGGGCCAACGGCCGATATTTCACTTTTTGTGCCGGGGTGGGTCTGGACGCGGCGGTGATCCGTCGGGTCGAGGAGGCCCGTAAACGTGGCGTATCAGCCACTCCGGCGCTGTATCTGAGGTCCACCGCGGCGGAGTTCTACTCCGCCGATGGCCGCCGTCACCCCGATCTGACCCTGCAGATTCCGGGGCGACGCGCCCGAACCGGTTTGGCGATGGCGATTGTGCAGAACACCTCACCCTGGACTTACCTCGGTGGACGTGCCGTCAGTCCCAATCCGAAGGCAACCTTTGATACCGGCCTGGATGTATTGCTGCTCAAGCATTTGACGGTTGCGGGAACGATACGCACCGCATCGCAATTGCTCGCCGGACGGGCCGCTCCACACGGTAAGCAGATTGTCGCGCACCATGATCTTGAGAAATTTTGGTTGAGATCGGCCAGACCGCAAGCATTTCAGCTCGATGGCGACTATCTTGGTGAATGCGATGAAGTAGAGCTGGATTCTGTCCCCAACGCCCTGCGCGTGGCGTGCTGA